CGCTGCTGTTGGCAAAATCCTCCCTGCCTCTCCGTCAGCCAATACTGCTCGGCACGAATTTGGGCATTAGATAATGTTCCCCTGGTTTTCCCCTCTCCCTCGATGGGAGAGGGTGAGGGAGAGGGTGAAAAGATGAGCACAAGACCCCCTCTCTCTAGCTCTCTCCCCCCAGGGGAGAGAGGAAAAAAGGACCCTGCTCCCATTGTCGCCAAACTGTCGTGGAGTCAGTTAATGGGGAAAAGCAGTCGCACCCGGATTTCATACATGCGCCAAGTCCTTACCCTCCTCTTACTCTTCCTCACCAACCTCTCTGCCTACGCCGGCATTGACGAATGGACCAGCACCGGGCCGGGCGGTGGGTTGATGAGCGCCATCGCCGTGGCACCGTCGAACCCTGATATCGTCTACGCCGGAACCAACGGGACGGTGTTCAAGAGCACGAATGGCGGGGCGTTCTGGACAGTGGTGAATAACTCTTTCCCTGGAGGGAGTTATCCCACCATTCTCGCCGTCGATCCGCAGAACCCCGACCTCGTGTACATGGATTTTGCCGGGTTCTTCATCAGCCGCGATGGCGGAACGACCTGGAGTGTCGCTCTGGAGTTTGGCCAGATCTATTCCGTCGCCGCTCTTGTATTCGACCCGCTGGACCACAACACAGTCTATGCGGCTGGTGCCGGGGTATGGAAGAGCACCGATGCCGGCGTGTCCTGGACGCAGCTGGCGACGAACAGTGTCGCCGCGTTGACCATCTATCACACAGATGCCGCGCAACCAGCGATTCTTTACGCTGAGAGCGGGAGTGGCGGCGTTGCGAAAAGCATCGATGGCGGAATGACGTGGAGCAGTCCGGTAGCAGTCGGCTACTATTATTATGGAGCTAATGGCCTGGCAGTTGACCCCACGAATCCCGACATCGTCTATGCCAGCAACCGAGAGATTTATCGCAGCGCCGACGGCGGAGCGACGTGGACGCTCATCTACGCCCCTCTCGATTCAAATTACTGGGCGGGGAAACTACTGATTTTGCCTCAACAACCGAATGTGCTCTATGCCATGCTTGGCGGCACCTTGCGAAAGATGATAATCTCTGTGAGCGGGACGGTGCAGTCCAATACTTCGCTCTTTGGTAGTGTTGTCTATACTAATAGTGTGGTTGGTTTCTCCATCGCTCCGCAGCAGCTCACGACCATCTATGTGGGGACGGGTGGACGCGGGATCCTTAAGTCGGTAGACAGCGGCGCAACCTGGAACGAGAGCAACACCGGCATCGCCAACCTCTTGGTCAACGACATTGCGCTCGATCCACAAGAACCCGCGAACGTTTATGCCCGCTCTAGCGACTTGGGGGGGAGAGTTTTTTCGAGCGCGGATCATGGCGAGGTCTGGCGTAGTCTGGATTCGCAGATTCAGGGAAGGGTGATTCACTCGCTTGCGGTGGCGCGCACCACCGCCGCTGAAGCGGTACGAGTGTATATCGGTTCAGGAAATAGTGTCTGTCAATATCAGCCTTTATTCAATGGTTGGGATTGTCGCATAATCGTCAACGGCCTCTTCACCGAGACTCCCGTTCTCCTAGTTGATCCAACTGCCGGCCCGGGTGGCGCCGATGTCCTCTATGCAGTAATGACGGCACGCTCGGATAGTGTGTATAAGAGCATCGATAGCGGATACACCTGGGGACCGAAGCAAACGAGCTTGCCTCCTGGAGTTGCACTTCAGGAGGTGATGCTAGCCCCACAAGCCCCGACCACGCTCTACGCGATTGGAGCGCTAGGGAATCCAGCACAGTACTCTATCTACAAGAGCACGGACGGCGCGGACCATTGGAGTGTTATGAACTTTCCCGCCGGGATGCGGCCCTTCACCATGGCCGTTGATCCCCACGACTCCGATACATTGTATGTCGGCGTGATCTCGGGCGTTAGTCAGGGAGTCTACAAAAGCACGGACGGTGGAGACACCTGGACTCCCAAGAACACCGGGCTGACCGACGCGCTTGGCCCTTTTGCGATCGGGACGGTCGCCATCGACCCACAACTGCCGACGACGTTATATGTTGGCACGTTCAGCACCTCTTCCAAGGGCATTTTCAAAAGCATCGACAGTGGCGAGCACTGGACGCCGCTGAACAACGGTCTCCCGGAAAGCGCTCACTATCCCTTTGCTCTGGCCGTCGACCCGCAAGATACTGCCCGTGTGTATGCCGGCACCGCACAGCATGGCGTGATGTGGATACAGCAGACACTGACGGCGGATCTCGCGGTTAGCAAAACCGACGCGCCCGACCCCGCTACTGTCGGTAAGCCGTTGACCTACACCATTACCGTGACCAACTATGGGCCAGACCCGGCCACCGGCGTCGCCATCACCGAAAGCTTGCCGTCAGGCCTGACTTTAGTGTCGGCCACACCCAGCCAGGGAACGTGTAGTCAGCCTAGCGTACTGTCGTGTCAGCTCGGCGGCCTCACCAAAGACGCCAGCGCAACCATTACCGTAGTGGTCACACCGACAGCCACTGGCATAGTCAACAACTCGGTCTCCGTCACCGCGACGGTGACCGACCCCAATCCTGATAACAACACCGCCACGGCAGTCACCACGGTGGAGCTGGATCGCGTGGACGACGACGGCGACGGCTACTCGGAGTTTACCGGCGACTGTAATGACGCCAGCACCGCCATTCATCCCGGTGTGGCTGAAACGTGCAATCACGTCGATGACAACTGTAACGGACAGGTGGACGACGGTCTGCCGTTTTTCACCTCGTACCCAGACATTGACGGAGATGGTTATGGCGACGCGGCCGCCGCCGTACAGGATTGTCTCATCCCGGCGGGATACATCACCACAGGAGGAGATTGTCGCGATGCCGACAGCGCAATCAAACCCGGCGCACCCGAAGTTTGCAACGAGACGGATGACAATTGTAACGGACAAGTCGATGAAGGATTGCCGACCAGCTTTTTCTATTATGACGGTGATGGCGATACTTATGGCATTGTCGAGTTGCATGAAGAAAAATGTCGGGCTTCAGCGGGATATGTCGTCAAGAAGAACGATTGTAACGATGCCAATGCGCTCGCTTACCCTGGCGCCCCCGAGGTGTGCGGAGACGGGCGCGATTATGACTGTTGTAGCGACGACCCGACCTGCCCGCCTCAGGCGCAGCTCGTCGGCTTGGAGGCGACCCAAACCGTCCAAGATTGGAAGAACAGTGTGCAGTTAAGCTACGACAAGCAGACCTATGTGCGGGCGCACATCGACTTTCCCAATAATGCCATCACGCGCGTCAAAGGAACACTTGAGGCGATCTGGGTCCGACCGGACGGGTCGGAGACGCTCCTAAAAACCCTCACCTCGTCCGTCGTCACTCCAGAATGTGCGGTAGAAGTCCTGCATGGATTTGGCGGTATCTCCACCGTAAAGAAATGCGATGTGGCCGGCCGGCGCGGCACGATCCGCGGCAGTCTCAATTTCCGCTTTCCCGCGCGAGATTTGCCTTCGGGCACGATCAAATTCAGGTTCAACGGTCAGAGCATTCACTCGACCTGCAACAGCACATTCTCGCAATCGTTACTCTGCGGCGAACCGGCGGAGCACGACAGCGTAGCGGGAGATTGCACCGTGCAGGCGAACGTGCAACCGCCAGTGCAGCTCAAGGTGAAGCTTGTCCGCGTGCGGTGGCGGAAGCCGCTCACCGGAGAAACGTTCGAGCCGACTCCAGCCGATGTGACGGCATTGAAAGAGCGGCTGCGGGCGATCTACCCCACAAGCGACATTCTCTTCCAGGAGGGATTTTTAGATGTCGGCAACTTTTCTGTGACTCCCCCGGGTCCAGGACAAGTAGACCAAAGCAGTACGATCTTCTTCGGACTGGTGCTGCTTCCCCAACTCAAAGATCAGCGCAATGCCGAGTGCGCCAGTAAGCTGGCCAACTGTTGGTATCGTTATTACGGCGTCGTTAAAGGATTGAGCGGGCAAGGCGTAGGTGGTCAGGCGGCGGGTATTCCCTCTTTTGTGTCAGCGGGGTCGATGCCCGATCAATCCTTTGCCTTTGGCCGCAACCGTCAGGCTCACGAGATTGGGCATAGTTTAGGCGAGCGCCACGCCGAGTTCTGTGGAGCAACCGGCGGGTTGCCTTTTCCCTATTCCGCTGTGATTGATGGAAAGACAGTCGCGACGCTGGGACCCATGAATGCCGGAGCGGAGGCTCTGGTGTATGGGCTCGATTCCTACAACGACGGCAAAGGACCGAGAGTCATTGCTCCTACGAAGAACTTCGAGCTGATGAGTTATTGCGGCGGACTCGACACCACGGATAAAGACCGCTGGGTGTCGAAGCATACCTATGAACGTCTCCGTCTCGACATTTACGCTGCCAATTTAGCGGAGGCCGCGGCATCCCAGACGCTCACGATAAGGGAAGTCAATGCCGAGGCAGGGGCAACCACGGTGATGACGATCCGGGGAACGGTGGATCTCGCCAACGATGCACTCACCTTTCTGCCGTTTATGACCACAGAAAGTTCAAGTACGCCGGAGCTGCCCGAGCCTGGCGACTATGCCTTGCAACTGCACGATGCGGCGGGGGCGGTGCTCCAAGATATTCCCTTCAAGCTGGATGTCTTCGAGTCGGATTTCTCCGGAGGCGGCACTGAGCCCGAACCGACGATTGGCGGTTTTTCCCTTGTTGTTGTGGCGAATCCATCAGTTGAGCGCGTGGTGATTCTGCACCAAGGAAATGTGATCGGCCAGCGTTCCGCTAGTGTGCATGCCCCAGGAGTCACCGTGCTCTCGCCTAACGGCGGTGAGCACCTCAGTGGTCAAAATGCCGTGCTGCAGTGGATGGGCAGCGACGCCGATGGCGATTCCTTGAGCTACCTGGTGCAGTATAGCGCCGACGACGGTGTAACGTGGGAAACCCTGGCAGTGGATTGGCCGGACACGACGTTCACCGTGCCGTTGAGCGCCTTGGCTGGGACGACCCAGGGCCGCATACAGGTAGTCGCGAGCGACGGTTTTCGCTCGGCGAGCGATCAATCCAATCAGGTTTTTACAGTAGGGAATCACGCCCCCGAAGTGTCGCTGCTCGCGCCTGAAAACGGACGACTCTTTACCGTGGACGAAGAAGTTCCGCTCAAAGCCACGGCGTCCGACACGGAAGACGGCAACTTATCCGGCGCGAGCGTGGTCTGGACGTCCAGTCGCGACGGCACCCTCGGCACCGGAGACGACTTCAATGTATCCATGTTGTCTGAAGGAGAGCATGATATTACCGTCACGGCGACCGATAGTGCCGGAAGCTCGGTCTCAGCTTCGACGCATGTTCGGGTGGTGGCCGCATTTCCCGATGTTTTGGCAAACTTGGCGGTGATGCAGCTTGAGGATGCGGCCTCTCCCGCCAATCCGCTTCCCTTCTCCGCAGTGGTGGTGAATAACGGCCCCAACCCCGCAACGGGGGTGACTTTACATATCGCTTTCACCGGCGGGGTGGCGGGGATCGTTCCTACCCCCAGCCAAGGAAATTGTACGGTCACTGGGAAGATGGTGTCGTGCGCGTTGGGAGCCATCGCCCACGGGGAAGCCGCGACTGTCGCGTTCAATGCTCTTGCCACGGCGGCAGGTGAGATCACGCATACCGCAACCGCGAATGGGAACGAAGTGGACCCGGCGTTAGTGGACAACACCGATACAAGAACGGTGCTGGTCACGGGAGCAACAGCCGTCGAGATTTGCGGCAACTGTGTCGACGACGACAACGACGGCCAGATCGACCTGCTCGATCCCGACTGCCAACCGTTGCCGAGTCTCGCCATCAAGAAAGGCAGCTTCACCCTCAATCCCCGCGTCAATAAAGATCGGGTGTCCTTGCAGTCCTCGTTCGGCGCGAACGGCGTGAGCATCGATCCCCCAGCCGAGGGGCTCACGGTCAGCTTCATCGACGGTGACGGCAAGATTGCCTGCTTCGCGATTCCGCCCGGGTCCGCCGGGTGGAGTGTGGCCGTCCCTGGGGCGAAGTGGAGCTTTACCGACGCGGCGGACGATTCCCTTGGCGACCCGGAAGCGGACGAGCGCTTCACTATCACCCGTAATGCGGCCAAAGGGGTGTACGAGGTGAAGGTCACGATCAAAGAAGCTGAGCTGCTGGATCCCGATGCCGGGCTGCTGACCACAGGCGTGGTGATTGGTGAGCAGCGGTGGCGCAACCAGCAACCGTGGAAAGCGGCGGCCAAAGGTAAGAAGCTGGTGACGCCGTGACCGATGGAAAAGGGCCTACAGTAGCAATAGGCAGGACAAGGGAAAGGGGGTGGTGCTTTTGTCTGTTAATGTGTTTCAGGCGCAATCGTAGCTCTAACTGCAACTTTCTCGATACAGAAACGGAGGAAAACCATGGAGACAAAAAGTCTAAGAGTTCTTTTCAGTTGTTGTATTGCGTTCTTCGCTCTTATCGGAGAGATTTCCGCGCAGGCAGAGGATTTCGTCCTCTACAACGACTTTAACGCGAAGAGCAAGCTCATCGACCCCGACAAGTGGATGGGCTTCGAGATCTTTCCTGGCGGGACGGAGACTACCCGCGAGATCGTGGGGAAACAGTTCAACATAGCGTTTCGTTCGTATGGCTCAACAACCTCGGATACGGGAGGGGTAGGCTCCCGAACCGGGCTCCTGTTTACGAATCCCGCTCCTATCTCAGCAATAAAAGCCACCGTTCAGGTCAAACAATTCGAGGCTCTTGGCTGTTCTACTAACAGTCAGATAACGATAGCCGAAGCAGACTTTGGCGGAGCCTTTTTCAATGATGGGACTCCGACTCCGGGTAGTCGTCAGAACGACATCCTTGCCTTCATCGCGCTGAGACGCCAGTCCGATGCTTTGCCCGACGCGAAAAACGAACTGCAGGCGGTTGGCTATATTGTGAGGTGTGAAGACGCTCTTTGCGGCAACCGCAGCTTTCTGTTCTACAAAGACGATTTAGGTCCGATCCTAAAGAATAAAAAGACGATGCTTTCCCTCCAGTGGGATCCAGACAATGATCGGTTTTTAGTTCAGGTCAACGATAATCCCGTCGAGGAGTTGCCTTATACCGTCACGGATGCGGAATCGCCAAGTGTTGAGACGAAAGGGCTGCAAGTGGCGACCGGCGTCCCCAATTGTACGACGGCTCCTCGCCCCGTGGCCTTTCTGGAGGCCAATTTCGATGACGTCATGGTCAACGCATCGGCAGTGCCGTGATCAACTTCGTAATAAATAAATGGGAGACGTCTCACCGAGGCGTCTCTACAAACAGACCATGACCGAATTCGTTTGTCTCAGCCCATTAGCATCACCTGGAAGAAACCGTTCCGCACCTTTTACACAAAGAGATCATCCACCGGGATTGTCCAGCCAGGCACGGCGGGTCCCGCTTCAGCCATATCACCGCGTCGGTAGATTCTGGGACGATCCGGGTCATTTGCTCGGTAGACTCGTACAATGTCTTTGCTCAAGAGATCCACATCCCACACGACCAGAGTCCCAGCGGCGAAATAGTCCGCGCGTTTTTTCGCCATGGCGCGCTCGGCCCTGGCTCCGTAATCTCCTTGACTTCGAACCTCTGCGGCAAACGTCGGCGCTCCTTCGGAAAACTTCATACCAGGGTCTGGCCCAACATAGTACGCGGCCTCAGGGCTAAAAGACTTTCGATGTGGCAAGTTCACGCGGAACGCCTTATTATCTCCTACTGCGTATCCTCCGTGCGTACGTCGCACGTACTCACGCAAGGAGGCAAAAACCTCATCTCCCGCATACCCAGGAATGCCACCTGTTGGAGCCATGTGAAGAATCTTCCCGTCCACGAGCTCCGCCTTCCCCGATACACGATACAAATCTTCGATGGTCGCTTCTGGGCGCGTTTGCATGGGCAATTTCTCTGAGTGCGGCCTTTGCCGCTGAATGGGATTGACCGCCGTCTTACTCGCCATAGTACCTTGCCTCGATCTCGTTCCCTTCCGGATCGTGAAAGTACACCGAGGTGCCGCCGCCATGCGCGCCCCAGCGCGGATGCGGACCGTCAACGACGACCCTATGCTCCGCAAGACGTGCGCGCAGGCTGTCCCACTCGGCTTTGTCGAGGGTAAGACAAAAGTGATTCAGATTGGGACGCCCCGGCGTGCGCGGACGATTCCCCACCCACATCCCGCGCGGCGCGAGATCGATTACGGTATCGGCGTTTACGCGCACCGAAGGAAATGGGACTTTGCCGGCGCGGAATTCTTCTAGTCGTTCCGGCTCTAGCTCGACCACTGCGGTGTAGAAAGACACTAACGCTTCGACATCTTCGGCATTCAGGACGATGTGATCTAGCACGGCTTTCATGGCACGCCTCCGTTTCGCAAGTGCGCGTCAGCTTACCGCGTCTCGCCGACAGCGCCTAGCCTCGTGCTTGACCCTGGCGAGACCTCTTGTGTAGAGTACCCTCGCATTCCACAAGCAACCCACAGGAGGAAAGACCCATGAGAATCGTTCCTATCCCTGTCCTGGCGGACAACTATGCCTACCTCCTCATCGATGAAGCCGCGAAAGAAGCCGGCGTGGTGGACCCATCCGAAGCCGGTCCCGTGGCGGACGCGGTGCGCAAAGAAGGTGTGCGTCTCTCCGCCATCGTCAACACGCACCATCATTGGGATCACGTCGGTGGCAATGAAGAGTTAGTCAAAGAGTTTCCCGGAGTGAAGGTCTATGGCCACACGCGCGACAAAGACCGTACCCCGGCAATTACCAACTTGGTGGACGAGGGCGACACCATCGGCATTGGCGCGCATCGTGGACGGTTCCTCTTCATTCCGTGCCACACCAACGGACACATTGCCCTCTACTTCCAACAAGAGAAAGCGGTCTTCACCGGCGACACGCTCTTCATTGCCGGCTGCGGTCGGCTCTTCGAAGGCACGGCAGCGGACATGCACAACAACATGGTCAAACTCATGGCGTTGCCGGACGACACGCGAGTGTTCTGCGGTCACGAATACACGGTGAAGAATCTGCAATTCGCGCTCACGCTGGAGCCGAGCAACGCGAAAGTCCAAGAAAAGCTGCGTTGGGCGCAGGACATGCGGGCAAAGCGGTTGCCGACGATTCCTTCAACGGTTGCCGAAGAGAAAGAGCTGAACCCCTTCGTGCGTGTGCAGAACGCAGAGTTGCAAGCCAACGTCAAAAAGCAGTTCCCCGAGATCCGCTTGGAGCCGGTGGCGGTGCTGGAAAAAACCCGCGCGTTGAAAGATAAGTTCTGAGGCGTGTCTCTGCTGAAGTACCATCACAGGGAAAAGTGGGGTTTGTCATTTCGAGCCGGAAGGTAAGGGAGGCGAGAAATCTCGCAGTATCTCTCGCCTTTTGAGATTCCTCGTCGCGTTGCTCCTCGGAATGACAGCCTTTCAAATTCCAACTGACAGACCACCAGCTTCGAGGAGAAGGCATGTCTGCATCCATCAAATTCGGCATTGGCCTTCCTAACGGGTTCCCACGCGGCAAAGTCCACCCCACGGCTTTTCTCGACGTCGCCGAACGCGCGGAAGCCTACGGCTACGACTCGGTCTGGGCGGGAGATCACATCGTTTTTCATATCCCCCGCTTCGAGGTTTTCACCACGCTGGCGGCGGTCGCGGCCCGCACCAAGCGCGTGCAGTTGGGGCCAGCCGTGCTGCTGCTGTGCTTGCGTAATCCCGTGCATGTTGCGCAGAGCGTGGTGTCGCTGGACCACATGTCCGGCGGACGTTTCATTCTCGGCGTGGGCGTGGGCGGAGAGCATCCCAAGGAATTTCAGGCGTCCGGGGTGCCGGTCAACCAGCGCGGCTCGCGTACGAACGAAGCCTTAGAGGTATTGCGCCGATTGTGGATGGAGCCGTCGGTCACGTTCGCCGGCAAGTATTACCGGCTTGAAGATGTGGGCATGAAGCCTGCGCCGTTCCAGCGTCCACATCCGCCGATTTGGGTCGGCGGTCGCAGCGAAGCCGCGCTCCGTCGCACGGCCAAGTACGCACAGGCGTGGGCACCGGCGTTTGTCACACCGGAGAAGTATCGCGAAGGGCTAGCGCAACTCGCGGGCTTTTGCTGCGAATACGGTCGCGATCCGAAGGAAGTGCAGCCGACCATGTACTTCTTCGCCAACGTGGCCGACACACGCGAACAGGCCTGGGCCGAGGCCGGGGAATTTCTCGGTAAGAATTACAACATCCCCGCCAAACCCTTCGAGCGACTGGCCGTGCACGGCTCTCCCGAAGAATGCATCGCCCGCGTGCGCCAATACATCGACGCCGGTGCCGAGCACATCGTCATCCGTTTCGCCAGCTTCAACCCGCTCCAACAACTGGAACGCTGGACGAACGACGTCATGCCGGCGCTACGGGAGCAATAAATCTCCCTTTCCCCTCACTCTGTCCCTCTCCCTCAGAGGGCGAGGGAACTTTCTTCTGAAACATTTGGCTATGAATAAAAGGATTTTTTCTCTCCTCAGGCTTTGTTCCTACTGGCTACTGGCTACTGGCTACTGGCTACTCGTCCCCGCTTGTTCTCTTTTCGACAACACCCAGCTCGAACAGCAGCGCACGGAACTCGCGCGATTACGAGAAGAAGCGGAAAAGCTCAAACAGGATACCGAAGTGTTGCGGCAACAAGGCCAACAGCGCGATAGCGAACGAGACGCATGCAACCGAGCGTTCTACGCCTTCGAGGCGGGGAAGAAGGCAGGAGATACGGAGGCCGCCGTCGCGCACTACAAAGAAGGACTGACGCTGTGCCCCAACGACGACGTTGCTCACAACGAACTCGGTGAACTCTACCTGCGGATGGGGCGGCGAGACGAAGCCGCCGCTGCATTCCAAGCCGCGCTGAAGCTCAACCCTAATTTTTCGCGCGCGCGAAAAAACTTGGAGGCGACGCGGTAGTCGTAGGCCGGGAGAGAGCCGCAGGCCGTTCCAGGCAAGGGGGAAAATTCTTCTGGTCAGGGGTGGGTTTCTTACCGAAAGAAGAGCAGCGGCGTCATTCCCGCGAACGCGCGCTGCTCGCCCGGAATGACGAGTTCGCCTGGGCGCGGAAACCGCGCCCCTACTTTCGTCGCCGCGCGCCGTGCGGCGGCAGGTTGGTCTTTCAAGACCGGACTCCGTTTCACGACCGATAGAGCACTTGCCGCACTGCGGCGACCACCTTCTCGACGTTGGGTAGCACG
The window above is part of the Deltaproteobacteria bacterium genome. Proteins encoded here:
- a CDS encoding tetratricopeptide repeat protein, which encodes MNKRIFSLLRLCSYWLLATGYWLLVPACSLFDNTQLEQQRTELARLREEAEKLKQDTEVLRQQGQQRDSERDACNRAFYAFEAGKKAGDTEAAVAHYKEGLTLCPNDDVAHNELGELYLRMGRRDEAAAAFQAALKLNPNFSRARKNLEATR
- a CDS encoding DUF11 domain-containing protein, with protein sequence MGKSSRTRISYMRQVLTLLLLFLTNLSAYAGIDEWTSTGPGGGLMSAIAVAPSNPDIVYAGTNGTVFKSTNGGAFWTVVNNSFPGGSYPTILAVDPQNPDLVYMDFAGFFISRDGGTTWSVALEFGQIYSVAALVFDPLDHNTVYAAGAGVWKSTDAGVSWTQLATNSVAALTIYHTDAAQPAILYAESGSGGVAKSIDGGMTWSSPVAVGYYYYGANGLAVDPTNPDIVYASNREIYRSADGGATWTLIYAPLDSNYWAGKLLILPQQPNVLYAMLGGTLRKMIISVSGTVQSNTSLFGSVVYTNSVVGFSIAPQQLTTIYVGTGGRGILKSVDSGATWNESNTGIANLLVNDIALDPQEPANVYARSSDLGGRVFSSADHGEVWRSLDSQIQGRVIHSLAVARTTAAEAVRVYIGSGNSVCQYQPLFNGWDCRIIVNGLFTETPVLLVDPTAGPGGADVLYAVMTARSDSVYKSIDSGYTWGPKQTSLPPGVALQEVMLAPQAPTTLYAIGALGNPAQYSIYKSTDGADHWSVMNFPAGMRPFTMAVDPHDSDTLYVGVISGVSQGVYKSTDGGDTWTPKNTGLTDALGPFAIGTVAIDPQLPTTLYVGTFSTSSKGIFKSIDSGEHWTPLNNGLPESAHYPFALAVDPQDTARVYAGTAQHGVMWIQQTLTADLAVSKTDAPDPATVGKPLTYTITVTNYGPDPATGVAITESLPSGLTLVSATPSQGTCSQPSVLSCQLGGLTKDASATITVVVTPTATGIVNNSVSVTATVTDPNPDNNTATAVTTVELDRVDDDGDGYSEFTGDCNDASTAIHPGVAETCNHVDDNCNGQVDDGLPFFTSYPDIDGDGYGDAAAAVQDCLIPAGYITTGGDCRDADSAIKPGAPEVCNETDDNCNGQVDEGLPTSFFYYDGDGDTYGIVELHEEKCRASAGYVVKKNDCNDANALAYPGAPEVCGDGRDYDCCSDDPTCPPQAQLVGLEATQTVQDWKNSVQLSYDKQTYVRAHIDFPNNAITRVKGTLEAIWVRPDGSETLLKTLTSSVVTPECAVEVLHGFGGISTVKKCDVAGRRGTIRGSLNFRFPARDLPSGTIKFRFNGQSIHSTCNSTFSQSLLCGEPAEHDSVAGDCTVQANVQPPVQLKVKLVRVRWRKPLTGETFEPTPADVTALKERLRAIYPTSDILFQEGFLDVGNFSVTPPGPGQVDQSSTIFFGLVLLPQLKDQRNAECASKLANCWYRYYGVVKGLSGQGVGGQAAGIPSFVSAGSMPDQSFAFGRNRQAHEIGHSLGERHAEFCGATGGLPFPYSAVIDGKTVATLGPMNAGAEALVYGLDSYNDGKGPRVIAPTKNFELMSYCGGLDTTDKDRWVSKHTYERLRLDIYAANLAEAAASQTLTIREVNAEAGATTVMTIRGTVDLANDALTFLPFMTTESSSTPELPEPGDYALQLHDAAGAVLQDIPFKLDVFESDFSGGGTEPEPTIGGFSLVVVANPSVERVVILHQGNVIGQRSASVHAPGVTVLSPNGGEHLSGQNAVLQWMGSDADGDSLSYLVQYSADDGVTWETLAVDWPDTTFTVPLSALAGTTQGRIQVVASDGFRSASDQSNQVFTVGNHAPEVSLLAPENGRLFTVDEEVPLKATASDTEDGNLSGASVVWTSSRDGTLGTGDDFNVSMLSEGEHDITVTATDSAGSSVSASTHVRVVAAFPDVLANLAVMQLEDAASPANPLPFSAVVVNNGPNPATGVTLHIAFTGGVAGIVPTPSQGNCTVTGKMVSCALGAIAHGEAATVAFNALATAAGEITHTATANGNEVDPALVDNTDTRTVLVTGATAVEICGNCVDDDNDGQIDLLDPDCQPLPSLAIKKGSFTLNPRVNKDRVSLQSSFGANGVSIDPPAEGLTVSFIDGDGKIACFAIPPGSAGWSVAVPGAKWSFTDAADDSLGDPEADERFTITRNAAKGVYEVKVTIKEAELLDPDAGLLTTGVVIGEQRWRNQQPWKAAAKGKKLVTP
- a CDS encoding LLM class flavin-dependent oxidoreductase, whose translation is MSASIKFGIGLPNGFPRGKVHPTAFLDVAERAEAYGYDSVWAGDHIVFHIPRFEVFTTLAAVAARTKRVQLGPAVLLLCLRNPVHVAQSVVSLDHMSGGRFILGVGVGGEHPKEFQASGVPVNQRGSRTNEALEVLRRLWMEPSVTFAGKYYRLEDVGMKPAPFQRPHPPIWVGGRSEAALRRTAKYAQAWAPAFVTPEKYREGLAQLAGFCCEYGRDPKEVQPTMYFFANVADTREQAWAEAGEFLGKNYNIPAKPFERLAVHGSPEECIARVRQYIDAGAEHIVIRFASFNPLQQLERWTNDVMPALREQ
- a CDS encoding VOC family protein — protein: MKAVLDHIVLNAEDVEALVSFYTAVVELEPERLEEFRAGKVPFPSVRVNADTVIDLAPRGMWVGNRPRTPGRPNLNHFCLTLDKAEWDSLRARLAEHRVVVDGPHPRWGAHGGGTSVYFHDPEGNEIEARYYGE
- a CDS encoding Uma2 family endonuclease, with the protein product MQTRPEATIEDLYRVSGKAELVDGKILHMAPTGGIPGYAGDEVFASLREYVRRTHGGYAVGDNKAFRVNLPHRKSFSPEAAYYVGPDPGMKFSEGAPTFAAEVRSQGDYGARAERAMAKKRADYFAAGTLVVWDVDLLSKDIVRVYRANDPDRPRIYRRGDMAEAGPAVPGWTIPVDDLFV
- the gloB gene encoding hydroxyacylglutathione hydrolase; translated protein: MRIVPIPVLADNYAYLLIDEAAKEAGVVDPSEAGPVADAVRKEGVRLSAIVNTHHHWDHVGGNEELVKEFPGVKVYGHTRDKDRTPAITNLVDEGDTIGIGAHRGRFLFIPCHTNGHIALYFQQEKAVFTGDTLFIAGCGRLFEGTAADMHNNMVKLMALPDDTRVFCGHEYTVKNLQFALTLEPSNAKVQEKLRWAQDMRAKRLPTIPSTVAEEKELNPFVRVQNAELQANVKKQFPEIRLEPVAVLEKTRALKDKF